One window of Polynucleobacter sp. HIN5 genomic DNA carries:
- a CDS encoding MraY family glycosyltransferase, translating into MWLLILSFATSVILTGFVIRYQHLHNHVSGDHDFDGPQKFHTAITPRIGGVAILMGIAIATLYQWIVNPTLGMLLVLVLVASLPVFIAGIAEDLTKRVGVKMRLLAGFIAGLLFLWFFDITTMRFGFGALDVWLNHPWFVILFLAFGVTGLSNAYNIIDGFNGLASMVAIITCLAIAYVAFKVSDPLVLHLAFILIGAIAGFFLWNYPRGLIFLGDGGAYLIGFVIAVLSIALVARNSSVSPWFAIMVNAYPIFETLFTIWRRSVHQGKNPGLPDGAHFHSLIYRRIMRWAHPGDQSYWANAKTSPYLWVLSSVGVIPALLWWNSTPALMASAVVFVILYNLTYRQIVTFRTPNWLGSPPKKSKSISKSID; encoded by the coding sequence ATGTGGTTATTAATCCTCTCTTTTGCGACGAGCGTTATCCTCACCGGCTTTGTAATTCGCTATCAGCATTTGCATAATCATGTCAGTGGCGATCATGATTTTGATGGTCCCCAAAAGTTTCATACAGCCATCACCCCTCGTATCGGTGGCGTGGCCATATTAATGGGAATTGCGATTGCAACGCTCTACCAATGGATCGTCAACCCAACGCTTGGCATGCTCCTCGTGCTGGTATTGGTTGCCAGCCTTCCCGTCTTTATCGCCGGCATTGCGGAAGATCTCACCAAACGCGTGGGTGTGAAAATGCGACTCCTTGCCGGCTTTATCGCGGGTCTTCTATTTTTATGGTTTTTTGATATCACCACCATGCGCTTTGGTTTTGGCGCACTTGACGTTTGGCTGAATCACCCCTGGTTTGTAATCCTTTTTTTAGCCTTTGGGGTTACGGGGCTCTCGAACGCCTATAACATTATTGATGGCTTTAATGGACTTGCCAGCATGGTCGCCATTATTACTTGCCTTGCGATTGCCTATGTAGCCTTTAAGGTGAGTGATCCCTTGGTACTGCATCTTGCATTCATTCTAATCGGTGCAATTGCAGGGTTTTTTCTTTGGAACTATCCAAGGGGTCTCATTTTTTTAGGCGACGGTGGAGCCTATCTGATTGGCTTTGTCATTGCTGTGCTATCGATTGCGTTAGTCGCGCGCAATTCCAGCGTCTCGCCCTGGTTTGCCATCATGGTCAATGCCTATCCGATTTTTGAAACGCTCTTTACGATTTGGCGACGTAGTGTCCATCAAGGCAAGAACCCGGGTCTGCCCGATGGTGCGCATTTTCATAGTCTCATTTACCGACGCATTATGCGCTGGGCGCACCCAGGTGATCAGTCCTATTGGGCCAATGCCAAAACCTCCCCCTACCTTTGGGTGCTCTCAAGCGTAGGTGTCATTCCAGCGCTTTTATGGTGGAACTCCACCCCAGCGCTCATGGCAAGTGCCGTGGTTTTTGTAATTCTCTATAACCTCACCTATCGACAAATCGTCACCTTTCGCACTCCCAATTGGTTAGGCAGCCCCCCAAAAAAAAGTAAATCAATCAGTAAATCAATCGACTGA
- a CDS encoding beta strand repeat-containing protein, which translates to MFRLKNSVSHIALCIFLGVFWGSASYAQSTFLIQEDATLSYDANTSTYYVTDSNGTFPASFPLGFINATIPTAPVTVNIDVGNTSPSNTYPSSNIEYLIIDSDSININAISGFMPIQNGNLLSAGYNIDNVVVARDVVFSYPSLLLNTTVPLISNNGTIGLIENLGSLTNTYTGIYNTGTINQITNTGTISVYDESTIKNTNGATINSIVNGGNILATGITGLQPNIGIENTSFSTIGSIQNTGTIAGDSGGSGNNTFGILNSAVNSITTVTNSGVISATGDATAGYAQAIGNYGSVTNITNLSGGQITATSPYSGLGGGAWGIYNGTLISGTITNAGTISAYGSITAYGIQNEGTIAAISNTGLITGAGYGIDNTATGTITTITNDIGGAISGALASINNLGTINTLNNAQDSLTFTGRLPQNYGIILGSTASAYGKLTVTSATSWDGASGTTNFGIYGGSVKSTRYAGVISGVTASLLTSSSLTGTYTSGGKTYAYTLALESGSVDVWELLFPTYYAGPSIANTNQSLVNTASVLQGTYALQNSILANSFTYDCNVFGANNVCVSAGGRNTAVQAANGLNNTSALLIAAYRLTKNFRIGAYADQNLSVTNPGGTVNLGNSTPLVGLFGAWNQRLNGTGAEVKVAAAYGQKNATITRSAVGSGDGASEAGSGSSQLNSLGVQATAKYGFGITQDLIVSPYFGVRYTQNNMGGYTEATSSSVTAPLTYSALNTNATTALAGIGASYRVTPSLTTFASAGVETDTNTANGTYTASNASIGALTPVNFNANPVKTRSTATLGGYYDILKNQRIGITGIYRQEAYQAVSTTTVLATYTIGF; encoded by the coding sequence GTGTTTAGATTAAAAAACTCCGTATCCCATATTGCGCTTTGCATATTCCTTGGTGTTTTTTGGGGTTCGGCAAGTTATGCCCAATCAACATTTCTAATACAAGAAGACGCAACCTTAAGTTATGACGCAAATACCAGTACTTATTACGTGACCGATAGCAATGGCACGTTTCCTGCTTCATTCCCCTTAGGATTTATTAACGCAACCATTCCAACCGCTCCTGTCACGGTCAACATTGATGTTGGCAATACTTCTCCATCCAATACATACCCATCGTCTAATATTGAATATTTAATTATTGATAGCGATAGCATCAACATCAATGCTATTTCAGGTTTTATGCCCATCCAAAATGGCAATCTGCTTTCCGCGGGTTATAACATTGATAATGTAGTGGTAGCAAGAGATGTGGTATTTTCATATCCTTCATTACTATTGAATACGACAGTCCCTTTAATTAGCAATAACGGCACTATAGGACTGATTGAAAATCTAGGCTCGCTCACCAATACCTATACTGGTATTTACAACACTGGTACTATTAATCAGATTACTAACACGGGCACCATCTCCGTATATGATGAAAGTACTATCAAAAATACTAATGGTGCAACGATTAACAGTATTGTTAACGGTGGAAACATTTTAGCCACTGGAATTACTGGACTTCAACCAAATATCGGTATCGAAAATACTAGTTTTTCCACAATCGGTAGCATACAAAATACGGGGACTATTGCGGGTGATTCAGGTGGATCTGGAAATAACACTTTTGGTATCCTGAACAGCGCTGTAAATTCTATAACTACTGTTACAAATTCAGGAGTAATCTCAGCAACGGGAGATGCTACTGCAGGTTATGCGCAAGCTATTGGAAACTATGGCTCAGTTACAAATATCACCAATCTCTCTGGCGGCCAAATTACTGCAACATCTCCGTATTCCGGTCTTGGCGGTGGTGCCTGGGGTATTTACAATGGAACCCTGATATCTGGAACAATTACAAATGCAGGAACTATTTCAGCTTATGGCTCTATAACTGCATATGGTATTCAAAATGAAGGTACGATCGCCGCGATAAGTAATACTGGACTTATTACTGGAGCAGGGTATGGTATCGACAATACTGCGACTGGAACCATAACCACAATAACCAACGATATTGGGGGAGCAATCAGTGGTGCCCTCGCCAGTATTAATAACCTTGGAACAATCAATACACTGAATAACGCTCAGGATAGTTTGACCTTCACTGGGCGTCTTCCTCAAAATTACGGAATCATTCTCGGCTCTACTGCATCCGCTTATGGTAAGTTGACAGTAACCTCTGCAACCAGCTGGGATGGTGCAAGTGGCACTACTAACTTCGGTATTTATGGTGGCTCAGTAAAGTCTACTCGCTATGCTGGAGTTATTTCTGGTGTGACTGCCAGCCTACTTACTTCATCATCATTGACTGGAACGTATACCAGTGGCGGCAAGACCTATGCTTATACCCTCGCTTTAGAGTCGGGTAGCGTTGATGTTTGGGAATTATTATTTCCAACCTACTACGCCGGGCCTTCGATCGCCAATACCAATCAATCTTTAGTTAACACCGCTTCTGTATTGCAAGGCACCTATGCATTACAAAACTCAATACTTGCTAATAGCTTTACTTATGACTGTAATGTCTTTGGTGCCAATAATGTCTGCGTGTCTGCAGGCGGTCGTAATACTGCTGTTCAAGCCGCAAATGGTCTGAATAATACAAGCGCACTCCTCATTGCTGCTTATCGCCTCACTAAAAATTTCCGTATTGGCGCTTATGCTGACCAAAATTTATCAGTGACCAATCCGGGCGGTACTGTGAACTTGGGTAACAGCACACCGCTTGTTGGCCTTTTCGGCGCTTGGAATCAACGTCTAAACGGTACTGGTGCTGAAGTCAAAGTAGCGGCCGCATATGGTCAAAAGAATGCGACCATCACTCGCTCAGCAGTCGGTTCTGGAGATGGCGCCTCAGAAGCGGGATCTGGCTCATCCCAGCTCAATAGCTTAGGTGTGCAAGCAACGGCTAAATATGGCTTTGGAATTACTCAAGACCTGATTGTCTCCCCGTATTTTGGTGTGCGCTATACCCAAAATAACATGGGTGGCTATACCGAAGCAACATCAAGCTCAGTGACCGCACCGCTTACGTATTCCGCCTTAAATACCAATGCCACGACTGCATTGGCTGGAATTGGTGCTAGCTATCGAGTAACCCCAAGCTTAACGACCTTTGCAAGTGCTGGTGTTGAAACTGATACTAATACTGCTAATGGCACCTATACCGCCAGCAATGCGTCGATTGGTGCGCTTACGCCGGTGAACTTTAATGCCAATCCTGTCAAAACCAGATCCACTGCAACGCTCGGTGGCTATTACGATATCCTCAAGAACCAACGCATTGGCATCACTGGTATCTATCGACAAGAAGCCTATCAGGCCGTATCTACAACTACAGTGCTGGCGACCTACACGATTGGTTTTTAG
- a CDS encoding N-acetylmuramoyl-L-alanine amidase, with the protein MNPKRRQMISQGLQSMGSLGVLYLLLTESELVQANSGAKLLGVRIWPSEDYTRITLESDKALPISHQLLTGPDRLVVDIDGLELNPTLKDLVAKVKPNDPYVAQIRVGQFQPTVVRLVFDLKEAVKPQLFTLEPIAEYQYRLIFDLYPTNPPDPLMQLVKESARKEKLLAEEQAKNPKGSAAEDDPIAAFAKKDTAPSKKGGSSTTQQSPLSPPSATTANTQRIPFKRLITVALDPGHGGEDPGAIGARGSHEKNIVLSIAKRLKSKIDQEDSMRPFLTRDGDYFVPLHRRVFKARQVEADLFISIHADAFIQPHAKGASVFALSQQGATSSAARWMANKENASDLIGGINIKTKDKQVAHLLLDMSTTAQINDSLRVGNSVLRNIGNFAPLHKNRVEQAGFAVLKAPDIPSILIETAFISNPQEEKRLNDETYQERIADAILAGIKDYFAKNPPMARRS; encoded by the coding sequence ATGAACCCCAAACGTCGCCAGATGATTTCGCAAGGGCTGCAGTCGATGGGGTCACTGGGTGTGCTTTATCTCTTGCTAACTGAAAGTGAACTGGTGCAAGCCAATAGCGGTGCCAAACTCTTAGGGGTGCGCATTTGGCCCTCGGAGGATTACACGCGCATCACCCTAGAATCGGATAAGGCATTGCCGATTTCTCATCAACTACTCACAGGTCCTGATCGATTGGTGGTCGATATTGATGGCTTGGAACTCAACCCCACCTTGAAAGATTTGGTCGCGAAGGTCAAACCCAATGATCCCTATGTGGCGCAAATTCGGGTGGGGCAATTCCAACCGACCGTGGTACGTCTCGTATTTGATCTCAAAGAAGCGGTCAAACCCCAACTCTTCACCCTTGAGCCGATTGCCGAGTATCAATACCGCTTGATCTTTGATCTCTATCCCACTAATCCTCCCGATCCACTCATGCAACTGGTGAAAGAGTCCGCCAGAAAAGAGAAGTTATTGGCAGAAGAACAGGCGAAAAATCCAAAAGGGAGTGCAGCTGAGGATGACCCGATTGCTGCCTTTGCCAAAAAAGATACCGCTCCCAGTAAAAAGGGTGGTTCCAGTACCACTCAACAAAGCCCACTGAGTCCACCAAGCGCCACCACTGCTAACACCCAACGCATTCCCTTTAAGCGCTTAATTACGGTAGCACTTGACCCCGGTCACGGGGGCGAGGATCCAGGCGCGATTGGCGCACGAGGCTCGCACGAGAAAAACATTGTGCTCTCGATTGCCAAGCGCTTAAAGAGTAAGATCGATCAAGAAGACTCGATGCGGCCCTTTTTAACCCGCGATGGCGATTACTTTGTGCCCCTGCATCGCCGCGTCTTTAAAGCACGGCAAGTGGAAGCCGACCTTTTTATCTCGATTCATGCAGACGCGTTTATTCAGCCGCATGCGAAAGGAGCATCGGTCTTTGCACTTTCTCAACAAGGAGCGACGAGTTCTGCCGCGCGCTGGATGGCCAATAAAGAAAATGCCTCGGATCTCATTGGTGGGATCAACATCAAAACCAAGGATAAGCAAGTCGCGCATTTACTTCTTGATATGTCGACCACGGCGCAGATCAACGATTCTTTACGGGTGGGTAACTCGGTCTTACGCAACATTGGTAACTTTGCGCCACTACACAAGAACCGCGTCGAGCAAGCCGGCTTTGCGGTCTTAAAAGCTCCTGATATTCCCTCGATCCTGATTGAGACCGCGTTTATTAGTAACCCCCAAGAGGAAAAAAGGCTCAATGATGAGACCTACCAAGAGCGGATAGCAGATGCGATTTTGGCGGGCATTAAGGATTACTTTGCCAAAAACCCACCCATGGCACGGCGCAGCTAG
- the tsaE gene encoding tRNA (adenosine(37)-N6)-threonylcarbamoyltransferase complex ATPase subunit type 1 TsaE, protein MTRLAINHTIHCKDEKATAEAVQLLANAILAFYASTPEKPQSLFMNLNGDLGAGKTTATRYLLQAMGYQGNVKSPTYSLCEEHILDLPNQALHVFHFDLYRMQSPAEWGDAGLLEHFTHSEYPTLCIIEWPEKAEHTLPTMDLAITLIHPQDHESELARTVEIAAQTPKGEAVLQSLITQSSINP, encoded by the coding sequence ATGACGCGCTTGGCAATCAACCATACGATCCATTGTAAAGATGAGAAGGCCACCGCAGAGGCGGTGCAACTGCTCGCCAATGCAATTCTTGCGTTTTATGCCTCTACCCCCGAAAAACCTCAATCACTCTTTATGAATCTGAATGGGGATCTAGGAGCAGGCAAAACCACCGCCACCCGTTACCTGCTCCAAGCAATGGGCTATCAGGGCAATGTCAAAAGTCCGACCTATAGCCTGTGTGAAGAGCACATTTTGGATTTACCCAATCAAGCACTCCACGTCTTTCACTTTGATCTCTACCGCATGCAAAGCCCAGCCGAATGGGGCGATGCTGGTCTCTTAGAGCACTTCACGCATTCCGAATACCCGACGCTGTGCATCATTGAGTGGCCAGAGAAAGCCGAGCACACGCTTCCCACGATGGATCTTGCGATCACCCTCATTCATCCCCAAGACCATGAATCCGAGCTTGCGAGAACGGTTGAAATTGCCGCACAGACCCCTAAGGGTGAAGCCGTCCTTCAATCCCTCATCACCCAATCATCAATCAATCCATGA
- the queG gene encoding tRNA epoxyqueuosine(34) reductase QueG has protein sequence MHSHAFSQELHTQWGALRTWLNTRAKELGFGEVRITDTDVSHAHPHLVEWLEEGRHGQMAYMEHHKDLRSDPSRLQAGAIRSICLTMPYLSKRSKFHEQHGQPEPHEIDASSVEQIVQREEKRLLESDQAVVSLYARGRDYHKVIRSRLQILAMELEEKLQAAFSELNHSLQYRVFTDSAPLMEVELARKAGLGWRGKHTLLLNRDSGSFFFLGEILINVPLPIDAPVEAHCGSCQACMDICPTNAIVAPYQMDARRCISYLTIEHHDAIPVEFRSAMGNRIYGCDDCQLVCPWNKYAQLSTVADFGERNGLGSASLLELWSWSEAQFIERHAGSAILRIGYERWRRNLAVALGNALASNLDDEVKREIVWHLQEALPSASPLVAEHISWALSRDSSQDPQGSSR, from the coding sequence ATGCATTCTCACGCATTTTCGCAAGAATTGCACACCCAGTGGGGAGCGTTGCGTACTTGGCTAAATACCCGTGCCAAGGAGTTGGGTTTTGGGGAAGTACGCATTACCGATACCGATGTCAGTCATGCTCACCCTCATTTAGTAGAGTGGTTAGAGGAGGGTCGTCATGGCCAGATGGCCTATATGGAGCATCACAAGGATCTGCGTTCCGACCCGAGCCGTTTACAAGCAGGCGCGATTCGTAGCATTTGCCTCACCATGCCGTATTTGAGTAAGCGAAGTAAGTTTCATGAGCAGCATGGGCAGCCTGAGCCGCATGAGATAGATGCGTCTTCAGTCGAGCAAATCGTTCAGCGTGAAGAGAAGCGTCTCTTGGAGAGCGATCAAGCGGTGGTTTCACTCTATGCCAGAGGGCGGGATTATCACAAGGTGATTCGCTCGCGCTTACAAATCTTAGCGATGGAGCTAGAAGAAAAACTACAAGCGGCGTTCAGTGAACTAAATCATTCCTTACAATACCGCGTCTTTACCGACTCTGCGCCGCTCATGGAGGTGGAGTTGGCGCGCAAAGCCGGTTTGGGCTGGCGGGGTAAGCACACCTTGCTGCTTAATCGCGACTCCGGGTCGTTTTTCTTCTTAGGCGAAATCCTCATTAACGTCCCATTACCAATCGATGCGCCTGTGGAGGCGCATTGCGGATCTTGCCAGGCGTGCATGGATATTTGCCCCACAAATGCAATTGTTGCTCCTTATCAAATGGATGCCAGGCGTTGCATTTCCTATTTAACAATTGAGCATCACGACGCAATTCCAGTGGAGTTTCGAAGCGCCATGGGTAATCGCATCTATGGCTGCGATGATTGCCAACTCGTATGCCCCTGGAATAAATACGCCCAGCTCTCGACCGTAGCGGATTTTGGGGAGCGAAATGGATTGGGAAGTGCATCACTACTGGAACTCTGGAGCTGGAGCGAAGCACAGTTTATCGAGCGCCATGCAGGTAGCGCCATTTTGCGCATTGGCTATGAGCGCTGGCGACGCAATCTAGCCGTTGCTCTGGGAAATGCTTTGGCATCGAATCTTGATGATGAAGTAAAGAGGGAGATTGTTTGGCACTTACAAGAGGCCTTACCGAGCGCCAGCCCATTGGTCGCCGAGCATATCTCATGGGCGCTCAGTCGAGATAGCTCACAAGATCCCCAAGGGTCAAGCCGCTAA
- a CDS encoding AzlC family ABC transporter permease: MSTPPTHSNDVSETGAERPADRVVSEIDALESHEKALQSPSNSPITPRFTSAHDAFWSGVRDARGAPAMVLFAGMVGFGAMGRTNGFDLWFTTATSFLMFALPGQIVMLEMILVGASSLTIVLATTLTATRFVTMTATLFPMLHQRDRNKALYAKVHLLAMTAWAVSLKEFQTIEPKHRLSYFVGLGILCWLISVPGTIVGFLIAGSVPMPITLGLIFINPLFFLLTFTEIKVSGYRLAILLGSIAGPICYLLDRDTSLLTAGLIGGTLAYWIDRRWIRRYDRKVS; the protein is encoded by the coding sequence ATGAGTACACCGCCCACCCATTCGAACGATGTATCTGAAACGGGCGCTGAGCGTCCGGCTGATCGGGTGGTGAGCGAAATCGATGCGCTCGAGTCTCATGAGAAGGCGCTTCAATCGCCATCTAATTCACCTATCACTCCGCGCTTTACTAGCGCGCACGATGCCTTTTGGAGTGGGGTGCGCGATGCGCGAGGTGCCCCTGCCATGGTGCTCTTTGCTGGCATGGTGGGCTTTGGGGCGATGGGACGCACCAATGGCTTTGATCTGTGGTTTACCACCGCAACGAGCTTTTTAATGTTTGCACTTCCCGGTCAGATCGTGATGCTCGAGATGATTTTAGTGGGCGCCTCATCACTTACCATTGTGCTTGCGACCACGCTCACCGCAACCCGCTTTGTAACCATGACCGCCACGTTGTTTCCGATGCTCCATCAGCGCGATCGCAATAAGGCGCTCTATGCCAAAGTGCACCTTCTAGCAATGACTGCCTGGGCAGTTTCGTTGAAAGAATTCCAAACGATTGAACCTAAACATCGCCTAAGTTACTTTGTGGGGCTTGGGATCTTGTGCTGGTTAATTTCAGTACCCGGAACGATTGTGGGATTTTTAATTGCGGGCTCGGTCCCTATGCCCATTACTTTGGGACTCATCTTTATTAATCCCCTCTTTTTCTTGCTCACTTTTACCGAGATTAAGGTAAGTGGCTATCGCCTAGCCATTCTTCTAGGCAGCATTGCCGGCCCCATCTGTTATTTGCTCGATCGCGATACGAGCCTGTTAACCGCCGGACTGATTGGCGGCACTTTAGCCTACTGGATCGATCGGCGTTGGATCAGGCGCTATGACCGAAAGGTGTCTTAA
- a CDS encoding AzlD domain-containing protein — protein sequence MSVTASLAQNLDTAFAIQQGWGAWLALLAASLGTYVCRAVGVMLSGQVSQDSEFFRWLSAVTYAMVAALTIRLIFLPIGLLATVPLYLRILVCILALGVMLSNPNRRLVPALLTGTLLMVTIGVMR from the coding sequence ATGAGTGTGACAGCATCTCTAGCCCAAAACCTCGATACCGCCTTTGCGATTCAGCAAGGGTGGGGCGCATGGCTTGCGCTTTTGGCAGCGTCTCTTGGAACTTATGTGTGCCGCGCGGTAGGAGTGATGCTCTCGGGGCAAGTCAGTCAAGATAGCGAATTCTTTCGCTGGCTCTCGGCAGTGACCTATGCGATGGTGGCAGCACTCACGATTCGCTTGATTTTTTTACCGATTGGGCTCTTAGCTACGGTGCCGCTCTATCTGCGTATTCTGGTGTGCATCTTGGCTTTGGGGGTAATGCTCTCCAATCCCAATCGGCGTTTGGTGCCGGCATTGCTCACCGGTACTTTATTGATGGTCACGATTGGTGTGATGCGGTAA